Genomic window (Arachis hypogaea cultivar Tifrunner chromosome 13, arahy.Tifrunner.gnm2.J5K5, whole genome shotgun sequence):
TGCAGTTCGACCTCTAGGTAACAGTAGAGAGGCAACGCCGTTAGATGCAACAGTTAGCACTATTTGTCCACATGATCTTAGTGCTGAAGCTAAAGTTAtccaaagaaaaatttttcctgtATCTCCATGGCCATACAAAAAAGAACACACGTCCATGTTGACTATCTGTAGAGCTCATGATTTTATCATATACCCCCTTTTGCTCGGCAGTTAATTTTGAGAGGCAGTCATTAGGTTGCTTTTCTAACAAAACTCGATCATAATTTAATTCGTCAAAGATCATTTTGTTTCGCGTCCTAAGATGGTCGGTATCTCTTGATGGAAATGGCATGGTTGGATAATCGTGCAAAGTCTTTCCGTTACTGTTCAATATTTGTTCAACGTCAATCACGGTTAGATCCTTTAATTCTTCCTCACTGAAAAGTAGATCTGAAATGTTTAgaaagtacatatatatatatatatatatatatatatatatatatatatatatatatatatatatatatatattaagtgaCTGTTGGAGACGGAAACATGTGTTAAGTAAAACAAATATGATAAAAACCTGTAGTTAACAATTTAAGGATGAAAAAATAAATTGAGATGTCATGGATTGCAATTCGTTAGTTACCATGTAGGCTAAACATGACTCTGTGATCATGCAAAATTCCATCACTTAATAGGATGGCGGTTTTTTTCCAGACAACTTCCGGTCGCACCATTGAATTAGACCATAGTAGTGTCGCAAACAACCTCCGCAAATAATGACATGAGCCCCAATGACTTGCTTCTTCAATGGCATCTATATATTCTTTGTCGTCGTCTAGCAAACCACGTGCATAGCATGCATCTCGAAATGATGAGTAGATTACACCATTGTAAGTCCTGATATCTGCATAGGTTGTTGGTCCTTTTACAATGTTTAACAACAACCTTAAATAATATAGCTCACCGGATGATGGTGGTACAAAGATCATCCTTCCAATGACCTGATGACTTTTCCTGGGTTTCCAAGCTCTCAGAGATGATTTCCAAACAAACTTGCTTGGAAACTCATTATAGGTTAGTTTTCTAGCTTCAGCATTTGTTTTGTTTGCTACAAACCAGCCTAGAAACATGGACTCTTTAACAGTTGCCTTTGCAACAGCTTCAACCAATGATTCATTATCCGTAAATACAACCGGTTGTTGATCCGGCAAATGAAAGCTTAGCCTCTCAACCGATGGATTTCTGTAGTGAATGTCATAGCAAAAGATCCTCCAAGCAGCTTCACAAGGAGATATATATCGACAATCGTAAAACATTTTCACTTCATCAACTTCTAAAGTTGTCTTACCATCGGGGGACTTTGTAGAAAAATAAGTTGTGACGCGATCACTTCCTTTATTTACATATTTGAACAAATACTTGATAGATCTTGACTGGTTACACCATTCGACGTTAATGTGAGCACGGTATTTGAGCAACAACATTTTATTATATGGCACAACATATCGGTTGTCTAGATGAATTCCT
Coding sequences:
- the LOC112735369 gene encoding uncharacterized protein; amino-acid sequence: MVESAILKFIYTHQIEFRAEIYNGLRDAVFNGETNDASKGKRIILPATVTGGPRYMIQNYQDAMAICRCIGYPDLFITFTCNPQWDEIQRYCRMHKVKPEDRPDMICRLFKVKVDMMIKDLRYNKLFGATKAVIYTIDFQKRGLPHAHILLFLHEQDKYPTPADIDKIICAEIPNADVDNAYYKAVKSFMLHGPCGLSKPTSPCMEEGRCIRHFPKKFNKMTTVDEDGYPVYKRRDNGRTVEVSGIHLDNRYVVPYNKMLLLKYRAHINVEWCNQSRSIKYLFKYVNKGSDRVTTYFSTKSPDGKTTLEVDEVKMFYDCRYISPCEAAWRIFCYDIHYRNPSVERLSFHLPDQQPVVFTDNESLVEAVAKATVKESMFLGWFVANKTNAEARKLTYNEFPSKFVWKSSLRAWKPRKSHQVIGRMIFVPPSSGELYYLRLLLNIVKGPTTYADIRTYNGVIYSSFRDACYARGLLDDDKEYIDAIEEASHWGSCHYLRRLFATLLWSNSMVRPEVVWKKTAILLSDGILHDHRVMFSLHGN